One stretch of Prunus persica cultivar Lovell chromosome G1, Prunus_persica_NCBIv2, whole genome shotgun sequence DNA includes these proteins:
- the LOC18789135 gene encoding nuclear pore complex protein NUP98A — protein sequence MNSNFDFDLGLGSSRPKSLNDQKNKTSSFSSTATGQSRPAWQPQTNKTTSWTHQPTPAQTVRPGLTNAPTSMVGDIFGKSWGSAAPSVSSTPIAVVNKNPNLFGDLVSSAMGGKINSNSNVPLKNATPASNKSSFSMGNVADSLPKTTPATGNGSVKSGGANYGASGNFGSFSTGFNTSNTINNSVNGNSNKSPNIGGPSLRNMVSSGVGVGGIGSGLSSKKDPFGSLVDLASKPSATINSSSKSNNKSSVPSDDAFGDFQNAPKPSTTTATFASSGFTSNDNSFMGSNSGSGFGDFGISPNPNPVQSTSSDPFDTLFVPSSGSARGAATANNGVGVQQSSDIDDWGTEFGGGHDVGGSTTELEGLPPPPAGVSASVAKNKGMDNYKQGQYPDAIKWLSWAVVLLEKSADSSAVAEVLSSRASCYKEVGEYKKAVADCTKVLEQDDANISVLVQRALLYESMEKYRLGAEDLRTVLRFDPSNRVARSTIHRLTQMAD from the exons ATGAATTCCAACTTCGACTTCGATCTGGGTCTCGGATCGAGCCGACCCAAATCGCTCAACGACCAGAAGAACAAAacatcttccttttcctccaCCGCGACGGGGCAATCCAGACCCGCCTGGCAACCCCAGACCAACAAAACCACCTCCTGGACTCACCAGCCGACTCCGGCCCAGACGGTCCGACCCGGATTAACCAACGCCCCAACTTCCATGGTCGGCGATATCTTCGGCAAGAGTTGGGGATCCGCAGCTCCTTCGGTTTCGAGCACCCCGATTGCGGTCGTcaataaaaacccaaatttgtTCGGAGATTTGGTCAGCTCTGCAATGGGTGGTAAGATCAATAGTAATAGCAACGTTCCTTTAAAGAACGCAACCCCAGCTTCGAATAAGAGCTCGTTTTCCATGGGAAACGTGGCCGATTCGTTGCCCAAAACCACCCCTGCCACTGGTAATGGTTCGGTGAAAAGTGGTGGTGCAAATTATGGTGCTTCTGGGAATTTTGGGAGTTTTTCTACTGGGTTTAATACTAGTAATACGATCAACAATAGTGTTAATGGTAATAGTAATAAGAGTCCAAACATCGGAGGTCCTTCGCTGCGAAATATGGTCAGTTCCGGTGTTGGTGTTGGTGGAATTGGCAGCGGATTGAGCTCTAAGAAAGACCCATTTGGTTCTTTGGTTGATCTCGCATCAAAACCATCGGCTACTATAAATTCATCGAGTAAAAGTAACAATAAAAGTAGTGTTCCTAGTGATGATGCTTTTGGAGATTTTCAGAATGCTCCAAAGCCAAGCACCACCACTGCTACATTTGCGTCTAGTGGCTTCACCTCGAATGATAACAGTTTTATGGGGTCAAACTCGGGTTCTGGCTTTGGGGATTTTGGGATTTCACCGAACCCGAACCCTGTTCAGTCTACTAGTAGTGATCCCTTCGACACTTTATTTGTCCCATCATCGGGTTCAGCTAGAGGTGCTGCAACAGCAAATAATGGAGTTGGAGTGCAGCAATCCTCTGACATTGATGACTGGGGGACAGAGTTTGGAGGAGGACATGATGTGGGTGGTTCGACAACTGAGCTTGAGGGTCTTCCACCTCCTCCTGCTGGGGTGTCAGCTTCAGTAGCAAAGAACAAAGGAATGGATAATTACAAGCAAGGGCAGTATCCTGATGCTATTAAGTGGCTTTCTTGGGCTGTAGTTCTTCTTGAGAAATCAGCTGATAGCTCTGCTGTTGCAGAGGTCTTGTCAAGCAGGGCTTCATGTTACAAAGAAGTAGGAGAGTATAAAAAAGCCGTGGCAGACTGCACAAAG GTTCTAGAACAAGATGATGCAAACATATCTGTTCTCGTACAGCGTGCGCTCTTGTATGAAAGTATGGAAAAGTACAGACTTGGGGCAGAGGATCTGAGGACAGTTCTGAGGTTTGATCCTAGTAACAGGGTTGCAAGAAGCACCATTCACCGCTTGACACAAATGGCAGACTAG
- the LOC18788641 gene encoding multiple organellar RNA editing factor 3, mitochondrial, whose protein sequence is MAYAAARRTLASALSRTLASTHTCSKSFSSRSRFAVALLNKQQTQLLPDLVNITYRSKHSGQGYSPLNDATPNWSNRPPKETILLDGCDYEHWLIVMEYDDPKPSEEEMINSYVKTLATVLGSEEEAKKKIYSVSTTTYTGFGALISEELSLKVKGLPGVLWVLPDSYLDVPNKDYGGDLYIDGKVIPRPQYRYNERQQQTRNRPRPRYDRRRETMQVERREPMQGQSLGQDRREPVQQTTQSSTQGGGTGSTRNQGEFNRGNV, encoded by the exons ATGGCATACGCGGCCGCCCGGCGCACATTAGCCTCAGCCCTCAGCCGAACCCTCGCTTCAACTCATACCTGCTCAAAATCCTTCTCTTCTCGCTCTCGCTTCGCTGTGGCTCTTCTCAACAAACAGCAAACCCAGCTCCTACCCGACCTGGTGAACATCACGTACCGGTCCAAGCATTCAGGGCAGGGTTACTCGCCCCTGAACGACGCGACTCCAAACTGGAGTAACCGGCCGCCCAAGGAGACCATCCTCCTCGATGGCTGCGACTACGAGCACTGGCTCATTGTCATGGAGTACGACGACCCAAAGCCCTCCGAGGAGGAGATGATCAATTCCTACgtcaaaaccctagccaccgtTCTCGGAAG TGAGGAGGAggcgaagaagaagatatacTCTGTTTCTACCACGACGTATACTGGATTTGGTGCTTTGATTTCTGAAGAGCTTTCTCTGAAGGTCAAAG GGTTGCCTGGTGTTCTCTGGGTTTTGCCGGATTCATATCTCGATGTTCCCAACAAAGATTATGGAG GGGATCTATATATCGATGGGAAAGTCATCCCAAGACCACAGTATAGGTACAATGAAAGGCAACAGCAAACTAGAAACAGGCCTCGTCCACGATATGATAGGCGTCGGGAGACAATGCAGGTTGAAAGGAGAGAGCCAATGCAAGGACAGAGCTTGGGCCAGGACAGGAGAGAGCCTGTGCAGCAAACAACACAAAGTTCCACTCAAGGTGGAGGGACAGGTTCCACCAGGAACCAAGGAGAGTTTAATAGGGGCAATGTTTAA
- the LOC18790889 gene encoding exopolygalacturonase, which produces MAIAGMSSHAILILCLAALACQAAATAVTLVVPDIFRGTNLGVHDKVDPTEKIFNVLDHGAKPDGSGDSSIAFIQTWIAACRNHTGRSRVVIPKGTFKTGPVIFQGPCSCSKPIVVQVSGTIKGLNDISLYEEPFWFLFERVEGLVLTGNGVFDGQGSSSWKNIDGCSSCSPLPASIKFNGVKNGVIRGITSLNSKGVHVFLTNSQNIRVRGVNISAPDTSPNTDGIHISNSNNIKIARVHIGTGDDCIGMIQGSTNVAINNVVCGPGHGISIGSLGKYQNENDVTGIIVKKTTFLNTDNGIRIKSWPGSTPSRASGMIFQDLIMQNVKKPIIIDQEYCAGGCNKNQPSRVQISNVHYINIKGTTASKIAVDFICSSQFPCKNVELRDINLNYIGPSNGGPITSICKNAEVGFGGIQNPPACH; this is translated from the exons ATGGCCATTGCAGGAATGTCGAGCCACGCCATTCTTATCTTGTGCTTAGCTGCACTGGCCTGTCAAGCCGCCGCAACCGCAGTTACCCTGGTTGTGCCCGATATTTTCCGTGGCACTAATTTGGGTGTCCATGACAAAGTGGATCCTACAGAGAAAATCTTTAACGTGTTGGATCATGGCGCCAAGCCTGATGGGTCTGGCGATTCAAGCATT GCTTTCATACAAACATGGATTGCAGCATGCCGCAACCACACCGGGAGATCAAGGGTTGTAATCCCAAAAGGGACTTTCAAGACTGGGCCAGTCATATTTCAAGGGCCATGCAGCTGCTCAAAACCCATTGTTGTTCAAGTTTCAGGGACCATCAAAGGCCTGAATGATATTTCCTTGTATGAAGAACCATTCTGGTTCTTGTTTGAACGTGTAGAGGGCTTGGTCCTCACAGGCAATGGCGTCTTTGATGGGCAAGGTTCAAGTTCCTGGAAAAACATTGATGGCTGCAGCAGTTGCAGTCCACTCCCAGCT AGCATCAAATTTAACGGTGTCAAAAACGGGGTCATCCGAGGCATCACCTCCCTTAACAGCAAAGGAGTTCACGTTTTCCTCACTAACAGCCAGAACATTAGGGTGCGAGGAGTGAACATCTCTGCCCCTGACACAAGCCCCAACACTGACGGCATCCACATCAGCAACTCCAACAACATAAAGATCGCCAGAGTTCACATTGGAACTGGTGATGATTGCATTGGCATGATTCAGGGATCCACCAACGTTGCCATCAACAATGTTGTCTGTGGCCCTGGACATGGCATCAG TATCGGTAGCCTTGGCAAGTATCAGAATGAAAATGACGTGACGGGGATCATCGTGAAGAAGACGACGTTTTTGAACACAGACAATGGGATTAGAATCAAATCATGGCCAGGATCGACCCCAAGCCGAGCCTCAGGCATGATTTTCCAGGACCTTATCATGCAGAATGTTAAGAAACCCATCATAATTGACCAAGAGTATTGCGCAGGGGGCTGCAACAAGAACCAG CCATCACGCGTACAGATCAGCAATGTTCACTACATAAACATCAAAGGGACCACAGCATCAAAGATTGCAGTGGATTTCATTTGCAGCAGCCAGTTCCCTTGCAAAAATGTTGAGCTTCGGGACATCAATTTGAACTACATTGGTCCCAGCAATGGCGGGCCTATCACCTCCATATGCAAAAATGCAGAAGTAGGATTTGGTGGCATACAAAACCCACCAGCCTGCCATTAA